The genome window AGAATGACCGAGGACGCCAGAGGAATTTCGATGCGCCACAGTATTTGCCACGGCGTCATTCCCATGCCCCGAGCGCTTTCGATAAGTTCTTTGTCGACGCCCTGGAGTCCGGCGATGGTATTCGCCAATACGGGGAGAAATGCATACAAAGAGAGGGACAAAATAGCGACCGGAGTGCCGAAGCCCAACCACATCGCCAGGAGCACGATCACACCAATAACAGGTGCCGATTGCCCCGCATTACCGATTCCGGTGACGATGGGGACTAAAAACTTCATGCGCTGTCGTGTGAGCACGATCCCCAGAGGCAGGCCCACGGCGAGCACAATAATCGCTGAGATCACGACGATGCGAAGATGCTCCAGAGTTCGACGGCCAATCACTGACCAGGCCAATTGCCGCATTTCCACATCCGTCAGCGTTGTGGTCGTCCGCCATATGAACCAGGCCCCGAACACCACGAGGATAAGGACCGGCGTCCCAAAGACAAGGAGCTTATCCTCCTTAGTCATCTCAAGATTGCGCATCTTGCTGGAGAGCCCACGACGTGATGCGCGATGGGTATTGTGCGATTGCTCTGGTTGAAGGCTTCGTGCCGTGGACAAGTCTTGTTGGTCCGTCACTTTAGACATCGACATCACGTTCCGTGCCCGAGTTCCAGAGGATGGGTTTTGCCTCATGATCCGGTCGTGTTTGCTGGTGGACATACTGATTAACTTTGTCGTAGTTAATAGTGCCGACGTATCGATCGCGATCTGTCACCATTGCGCCACCATGGCTCGAGGAGAGCATGGAATCTAAGGCATTGTTGAGCGTAGATCGGAGGTCCACGACGGTTTGAAGTTTCACCGTTGGCGTCGGGACGTAGTCAAACCGTGAAATACCGTCAAGATAAACCCAGTCTTTAGGCCTTCCGCGTTCGTCGAGAATGACGACAGAATCCTCTCCAGTGCGCATTACCCGTTCGGTAACCTCATCGACTCGATCACCTATGTGGCATATTGGCGGTTGATCGAGTTGCATATCCGATACCCTAAGAAGCGCTAACTGCTTCAAACGAGATCCTGATCCTACGAAATCAACGACAAAATCATTAGCCGGGGATGCCAAAATATTTTGGGGCGTGTCATATTGCTCAACAACCCCACCAACGTTAAAGATAACGATTTTGTCGCCTAGTTTGATTGCTTCATCAATGTCATGGGACACGCAGATGATCGTTTTGTGAAGATCTTCTTGAATAGAAAGAAGCTCATCTTGCAGGTGGTTTCGCGTGATCGGATCCACGGCCCCAAAAGGCTCATCCATCAAGATGACCGGAGGATCAGCGGCAAGACCACGAGCAACCCCCACACGTTGTTGCTGACCTCCCGAGAGTTCCCGCGGGTAACGGTCCCGATAGACCGATGGGTCGAGGCCAACCATGTCTAAAAGCTCGTCCGTTCGAGCGCTGATATCACTCTTTTTCCACTTCAAAAGTCCAGGGACGAGTCCGACGTTGTCCCCTACTGTGAGGTGTGGGAGAAGACTTCCGCCCTGAATAACATAACCAATCTTCCGTCGAAGCTCGGTGGCATTTTTCTTGGTCACATCGTCACCGTCGATAAAAATATGCCCCGACGTCGGTTCAATAAGCCGGTTAATCATTTTGAGAGAAGTGGTTTTCCCACAACCCGACGGCCCGACGAAGATGACGGTATTACCGGCATTAATCGTGAGATCTAAATGCGTGACAGCCGGCGTCTCTTGGCCCGGAAATTTTTTCTGTACGCCGTCGAGCACAATATCGACGCCTGATCGGCCTGAGGTTTCGCCGACAGGGTCTGATCCTTGTCTCGTGTGTCCCGAGTCTTGGATCCGGTGATGATGGGTATTTAATGATGACATTTTTACCTTCTCAAGCCTTGCGGGATGGTGAGCCGGCCGAATCCAATAAGCGCAAAATCAACAATGAGTGCAACGATAACAACGCCGACTGTTCCGACTACCGCGTAGTTCACAGCGTTCGCGCCGCCAATTTGGCTCAATCCGGTGTAGATGTAGCCACCAAGACCAGGCCCTAGTGCATAGGCAGCAATAGCGGCCACTCCCATGGACATTTGAGCCGATACACGAATACCCGTCATAATGACTGGCCAGGCGATAGGTAACTTTACTTTGGTTAAAATTCCAAATGAGCTCATACCTTGCCCGCGGGCAGCTTCAACTAAAGTCGGGCTAACTCCATCTAAACCGACCACAGCATTTCGAAGTATCGGTAACGTGGCATAAAAACACACGACGACGATAGACGGTAAAGTCCCAATTCCGACTATTGGAATTAGCATTCCCAATAGAGCGAACGACGGGATTGTGAGGCCGATAGCAGAAATTGCATTGGCAATAGGCGCTAGTGTGCGAAAAGACGTGACAATAACCGCCAAAATTAAGGCAATAATGGAAGCGATAATCAGCGACTGGATAACGAGGCTTCCATGTTGGTAGCACCGAAAAAGAATGTCTTGCCACCGCGCAGAAATAAATTCCGCCATGCTGTGGTCAACTCCTCGATGGTCACGCCTTCGCAATGGCCATCAATCGTTAGAAGTACGTAGTGACCACTATAGGCCCCAGCAAAGCATTCTGCAGAGTATCGAAAAAGAACAGTAGATGAATTTTTCGTGTGTCGAAAAATTCAACAGTTACGAATTCTTTCCTCTCACAATTTTTTCGATGGCCTCGAGACGCGATTGTAGGGCTCGCTCTTCGCCATGCGCAGTAGGCACGTAATAGTGCTGCTCTACCACCTCATCCGGCGGATATTGCTGCGTAACAACGCCACGAGGGTCATCATGCGGATACACGTAACCCACAGCGCTACCGATACGCTTCGCACCTTCATAGTGGCCATCACGTAAGTGTCTGGGGATAGCTCCAGCCTTCCCCTTCCTGACATCCTTGATCGCTGAGTCAATGGCCACAATCACCGCATTTGATTTCGCAGCGGTAGCAAGGTGGATGGTCGCTTGGGCAAGCGTGATACGCGCTTCAGGCATGCCGATCATCGATACCGCGTGCATCGCCGCGACGGCAGTCTGAAGGGCACTGGGATCCGCCATCCCGATATCTTCACTCGCAAGAATGACGAGCCGGCGCGCTATAAACCGTGGGTCTTCCCCCGCTTCCACCATCCGCGCCAGATAGTGCAAAGCAGCATCAACATCAGATCCACGAATTGACTTAATGAAGGCACTAATCACGTCATAGTGTTGGTCACCATCACGGTCATATTTCACCAGAGCCCGATCAACATTATTGGCGACGATCTCCGGCGTAATGGTCTCGCCATCGTCCAGTGACTGTGCTGACGCCTCCACATAGGTCAGCGCACGTCGGGCGTCGCCGCCTGCCATCGCGACAATCGAGTTCACAGCGTCGTCGTCGATACGAATTCTTCCAGCGAGCCCCCGCTGTGATGAGACAGAGCGGTTAATGACCGTACGTATAGCCTCGTCATCCAAAGGCTCCAACTGAACTAGCAATGACCGTGAGAGCAGTGGCCCGACGACGGCGAAATTGGGGTTCTCAGTGGTCGCAGCAACAAGCAGCACTGTTCGGTTTTCGACGGCCGCGAGAAGTGCATCCTGCTGGGTTTTTGAGAACCTATGGACCTCGTCGATAAAAAGGACGGTCTGAACGCCGTCGATAAGGGCTTGACGTGCTTCTTTGAGGACGCTCCGAATCTCTTTGACTCCAGAACTCAGAGCAGAGAGTACCCGGAAGCGACGCCCCGTCGTGGAGGAAACAAGGGACGCGATCGTCGTTTTACCGGTCCCCGGTGGACCAAAAAGGATCACCGACGAATCCCCCGCCCCCTCAACGAGACGGCGTAATGGCGAACCCTGCCCAAGAACGTGCTCTTGGCCGACGACCTCATCCAAGTTACGCGGCCGCATACGCACTGCTAGAGGCGCCGACGACCCGGGATGAAAATAGTCCGCCGACGAATCCGTTGAAGAAGAGGTGTCGAGCGGGTTGCCGAACAATCCGGATTGACCCGAGTTCGTGTCATCATCCGTCATAAATGGGGTTCCTCATAAGTTACGAGCCGGAGCGCTCCAGATTTCTCACTGCCGTGCAGACCTCTCGGCTGAACGCTGAGACAGCGGGGAATCGGGGATCCTGGCCATGCTCGGCTAAAGCTCCGAGAGCTTCAAACGTCTGAATAATGTCGCGGCGAATGACCAGTTGATCTCGCGTTCGCGCACGACCGTGGAGGATATGCTGTCCCCTAAAGTCAATGGACCGGTCCAGATCCGAATCCTCAGAGTCCTTCGTACCGACGGTTCCACCGGCAGATGTGTTGTCTTCGCCGCTGTCACTGGTGAGCCGCACCTTATCGATCAGCGCGGTGAGCCCTCCAGCTTCCAAGATGGCTAGTGACAGAAGCGACCACCCCACCAGGGCGGTGACTATTCGCGCCCGCAAGCGTTCGTCGTTGAGGACATTGGGCCACATTCCGCTCACTTCGTGACGCCACGCATCAACAAACTTGCGGCTGAGTTCTCCGTTAAGAGCAGTGCCCTCGGCGTATTGAGGGAAGCCGGCGATAACGCACGCAACGTCGAAGGTGACATCGCGGAATCCAGCCCACTCAAAGTCGAGATACGTGATCCTCTGGTTTCCACACAGAATGTTGTCGGGTGAGAGGTCGAAGGGAGTAAAGGCCCTGTGCTGCCCCGACGCCAACCGTCGTGATGAATCGGCAGCAAAGTCTGACACTTCTGCCGGGACAGAAACGCCGAGCTTCCCCACCATGCTTAATCCGTAGTCAATGGCGTCAGTAAGAACACGTCCACGAGCGACGACTAACTCACGGCCGGCTTTTGCGCGGGACATCATGCGACGAAGGAGAGTTGCGAAATCATCTTCGGCCCCAGCGGTCGCACGATGCATGCGTCCCAAGGATGTTCCGAGCCGCCTCACCAGCTTCGCTTTATCGTCGTCAGAGCTGGTGTTCCATACGTCGATCAGATTGTCGACGGAACCAGCGTCTGTGGTGACCATCAACCGCTTATCCAGGTCATATGCCAACATGACCGGACCAGGGCGAGATTCGTTAGCCAGCGAATTGGTGAATTGATAGGCGACGATCTCACGAATGAGTGCTGGATCAGGGCCGCTCAGCGACTCTGGCGGCAGTTGCTTAATGATCACTGTTCGTTCATGCAAGAACGGGTTAGTGGCGACGCGTGCACGCAAGACTAACGCAGACCCTGACCCTCCTAGATCCTCTGGATCGGACAGGTGGGGTTGGCCGCCAAGCCTGTTACCCAATAAGTCAGAGGCTGCGCTCATGACCGCATCAGTGGATAGCACTGTGTGCCACTACTCCTTGTCTACGCCGGGACATTCCCGTTCCATCACGTACAGTAAACCCGCCGAAACGCTGTTCGCATGGAAAATCAGTTCTTCGTTTCTTTCTTCTTCGGTTTAGCGTCGATGCCTGATTCTTTGCGCTGCTCAGGAGTGATGGGCGCTGGTGCATCAGTGAGAGGATCGACGCCACCACCGGACTTCGGGAATGCAATGACATCGCGAATGGACTCAAAGCCACCCAAGAGGGAGACTATACGGTCCCATCCGAAGGCGATACCACCGTGCGGCGGTGCACCGAACTTCATTGCCTCAAGGAGGAATCCGAACTTCTCCTGTGCTTCTTCGTCCGAAATACCCATGACATTGAACACACGCTGCTGCACGTCCGAGCGGTGAATACGGATTGAGCCGCCACCGATCTCGTTTCCGTTGCACACAATGTCGTAGGCGTAGGACAGTGCAGACCCAGGATCTTTATCGAAGGAGTCCATGCACTCTGGCTTCGGGGACGTGAAGGCGTGGTGGACGGCGGTCCATGCGGAGTGCCCTAAGGCCACGTCGCCTTCTGCCGTCGCGTCAGCTGCCGGCTCAAAGAGCGGAGCATCAACAACCCAGGTAAATGCCCAATCGCCTTCCTTGATAAGACCCAGCTTCCGGGCAACTTCACCGCGTGCTGCGCCTAACAAGGCGCGTGATGATTTAGCATCGCCGGCCGCGAAGAAAATGCAGTCGCCAGGCTTAGCTCCGACATGGTCAGCGATACCTTCGCGTTCAGCGTCGGTAATGTTCTTTGCGACAGGGCCGGAGAGTTGGCCGTCGTCGCCAACGAGAATATAAGCCAGCCCTTTGGCGCCTCGCTGCTTTGCCCAGTCCTGCCAGGCGTCCAGCTGACGACGTGGCTGGGAGGCTCCGTCCTCCATCACGATTGCGCCAACGTAGGGGTTCTGGAAGACGCGGAATGTGGTGTTCGCGAAGAACTCCGTGCACTCCACAATCTTGATGTCGAACCGGAGGTCAGGCTTATCCGACCCGTAGTACTTCATGGCGTCGGCGTAGGTCATGCGCGGGATCGGGGTCGGAATGTCGTAACCGATCTCTTTCCAAATGGCGGTGAGGATTTCCTCGGCGACGCTAATGACGTCGTCCTGGTCGACGAAGCTCATCTCGACGTCGAGCTGCGTGAACTCGGGTTGCCGATCAGCGCGGAAATCTTCGTCGCGATAGCAGCGAGCAATCTGGAAATAACGTTCCATACCGCCAACCATCAGCAGCTGCTTAAACAGCTGAGGAGACTGCGGGAGAGCATAGAACGAGCCCGGACGTAGACGAGCGGGAACGAGGAAGTCACGAGCACCCTCCGGCGTCGACCGTGTCAACGTGGGGGTTTCGATTTCGTGGAAGTCGTGCTTCAGGAGCACTGACCGCGCAGCCTGGTTGACGTTCGAGCGGAGAACCAACGCATCATGCTGGGTTTTCCGTCGAAGATCCAGGTAGCGGTATTTGAGGCGAGTTTCCTCACCGACTTCCCCGGACGATGACTGATCGTCAATCTGGAAAGGCAAAGCCTCCGACGAGTTCAGAATGGTCAGCTCATTGACGTTCAACTCGATGGCGCCCGAATCCAAGTTAGGGTTCTCGGAGCCCTCGGGACGAGCGTCGACTACACCCGTCACACGGATGCAGTACTCGCTGCGAAGGTGGTGTGCCTGTGCAGCAACATCAGAATCGCGGAAAACAACCTGCGCCAGACCCGATCGATCGCGTAAGTCAATGAAAATCACGCCACCGTGATCACGACGACGAGCGACCCAGCCACTCAATGTCACGGTCTGGCCTACATGGTGAGAACGAAGTTCACCGGCAAGGTGTGTGCGATGCACAGGGCAGTCCTTCCAAAATATCCTGAGAGATCTATCACTAGAGTGAGGTGATACCACCTATAAACGGTTGTTGGCACACTCGGCCCCTCACTCTACCCGATACTCAATCCTATTTGGCGTCCGGCTCTCTACTTCTGTGCAGCATTTGGCAGAATATGAGATGTGACGTTTAAGAATGATTTTCAGGCCTCGGGCTCGCGCGCTTCCCACGGTGGTGGACGGATCGCTGCAGGTGGTGGCATAGGCTCCATCGTTATAGTCGGCTTATACCTCCTACTTGGTGGAAATCCGGCTGATCTCATTAATAGCAGTGGCGGGGGTGGACATGACCAAGCGAACCGCGAGGAATGTAAATCTGGTGCTGACGCGAACAAATATGATCACTGCCGCGTCGAGTACACAGGCATTTCCCTGGACCGGGTCTGGAGCAGGATTTTGCCCGAACAGGCAAATATCGACTACACCAAGCCGGGCTTAACCCTATTTTCTGGGTCAACCTCGACAGGGTGCGGGCAGGCTAGCTCCTCAACCGGCCCGTTCTACTGTCCGTCAGACTCCACAGCCTATTTTGATACGTCATTCTTCCAACAGCTGAAAGACATGGGCGGCTCCAACGGGCCTTTCGCGCAGGAGTACGTCGTTGCCCATGAATTTGGGCACCATATCCAAAACCTTCAGGGCACGCTGGGATTGAGCGACTACAACAACCCCGGAGAAGACTCCAACGCTGTCAAGATGGAGCTTCAGGCGGATTGCTACGCCGGGATATGGGCAAACCATGCTGCTCAAGGCGATGACGCGATCCTTGAACCACTCAGCGATGACCAAGTCCAGCAAGCAGTGACTACGGCCCAAGCCATTGGCGACGACGCCATCCAGAAACAATCGGGCCAGTCCGTCAACCCAGACCAGTGGACACACGGATCATCGGAAGAGCGTAAAAGTTCTTTCCTCAAGGGGTATAAGAACGGCACGATGAGCGCGTGTAAACAATCGTTTAACGAATAACACGGTGGCTGCTTTTATACCCTCAACTACCGTCGAATACTGTTTATTAATCCTTAGGAGTTCACTATGTCCGTCCGTGTCCCGACCCCGCACTCGTCGGCTGACTCAGATTCACCAGAATCAGATCGCGATAGGTTGGCTCGCGAGCTTGCCATCCTCGTCGACGATTTTAACGGCACGATTACCTTTGACGACGATGTCATCGCTGCGCATTCCCACGACGAGGCTCCTCAACCGACAAGTGGCCGCGCCTTGGCCCTTGTGAGAGCCAGGAGCATCGCCGACGTCCAAGCTGTCGTTCGATTCGCATACGAACACGGCATTCCCGTCGTGCCTCAAGGAGCCCGAACTGGCTTAACCGGAGGGGCTAATGCTAAAGAAAACTGCATTCTGCTCTCAGTGAAGTCGATGGATCGCATCCTCGAAATTAGTGAACTCAACCAGACAGTCACGGTAGAGCCTGGCATTGTTAATCAGGACCTTAAAGGTGCGCTCCGGCCGCACGGGCTACTGTATCCACCCGATCCGGGATCGGTGGGAATGTCCACCATCGGCGGAAATATTGCGACCAATGCGGGTGGAATGTGCTGCGTGAAATATGGCGTTACCCGAGATTTCGTGCGTGAACTCAAGGTTGTCCTTCCCGATGGAACTTTGACTCGAGTCGGCCACAAAACTGCGAAAGGCGTTGCAGGGCTCGAGCTCGCTCAGCTTTTCGTCGGTTCAGAAGGAACCCTCGGAGTTATCGTCGAGGCCACCCTTCGACTGATCCCCCTACCGCCTACTCCCCTAACCGCAGTGGCCACATTCGCCTCGGAGCGCGACGCTGCAGAAACGGTTGCCGCCTACATGGGGGCTGGTTACCGCCCGTCCATGTTTGAGATGCTCGACGGTCTCACCATTTCTATGCTCAATGAGCTCAAGGATTTCGGTCTCGATGAAAATGTCGGCGCGATGCTGATCATGCAGTCTGATTCGACGACGGCGAAGGAAGACACCGAAGAATTCACAACGATTGCGGACAAACACAATGCCATCGACATTGCGTTTTCGGATAATCCCGCAGACAACGATGCTCTTGTTGCGGCTCGACGAATGGTTCATCCGGCCAACGAGCTGTACCAGCGGAATCACGGCGGCGGACAACTGATCGAGGATATATGTATTCCTCGCTCCTCCATGGCGGATTTCTTCGATGGTTTGGCCGCGATTCGGAAAAACACCGGGGTCGTCATCGCGGCCATTGCACATGCCGGCGACGGAAATACGCACCCGGCCTTATTCTTCGACGCCTATGACCAGGAATCCTGCGCTCGTGCCCAAGATGCGTTTGAGCAGATTATCCACCTCGGGTTATCCCTTGGAGGCACCATCACAGGCGAACATGGCGTCGGGGATCTTAAAAGCAAGTGGCTCCCCCATGAATTAGATGAGGGAGCGCAAAACCTGCACCTCGCTATCAAACAGGCGGTTGACCCGGATTCAATCATGAACCCCGGGGGCATGTACCACTATCTACGCCGATAACCGACCACGAACTTCCTGAACGACCTGGTCAAGGGGGACGGCGGTTTGTTCACCTTCGTGTAGGTCCTTGACCTGCACGATGGATTTGGCTAGCTCGTCTTCCCCAATGACCAGGGCAAAACGAGCACCTGCGCGGTCGGCGGCTTTCATCGAGCCTTTGAGCCCACGGTGACCATAGGACATGTCCGCGCGTACTCCGGATTGACGGAGGTCATTAATGATGACGGGCATGCGTCGGTGTGCTTCCTCCCCCATGGCCACGCCGTACACCTCCACTCGGCTCCCGTCGGTCACCGTCTTCTTCTCAGTTTCCAACGCGAGAAGTGCGCGTTCCACACCGAGTCCGAAGCCCACACCAGAAAGGTCGCGGCCACCGAGTTCAGCCATCAGGCCGTCGTAGCGGCCTCCCCCGCCGATACCAGACTGGGCACCGAGGTCATCGTGGACAAATTCGAAGCATGTCTTCGTGTAATAGTCCAGGCCACGCACCATGCGCGGATTGATCGTGTACGGAACCGACAGATCATCCAAAATTCCAGTGACCGTCTCGAAATGCGCGCGAGCCTCGTCGGAAAGATAATCAAGCATGAGCGGTGCGTCGGCCGTCATTTCCTTAACTTCTGGACGCTTGTCATCCAGAACCCGGAGCGGATTAATCTGCGCACGGTGCTGTGTCTCTTCATCCAGTGGTAGCGACGTCAGGAAGGCCTGGAGTTTCTCCCGGTATGCAGGCCGGCAAGTGGAATCCCCCAATGACGTCAACTCCAGCCGGAATCCCATCAGTCCCAACGATGTAAAACACCGATACGCAAGCGCAATGACCTCGGCATCGAGGGCGGGATCATCAACACCAATCGCCTCAACACCGACTTGCTGGAACTGACGATACCGGCCGGCTTGTGGCCGCTCATAGCGGAAGCACGGTCCTGCATACACCAGCTTCGCGGGGAGCTGACCACGATCAAGTCCGTGCTCAATGACTGCCCGCATCACACCAGCTGTACCTTCGGGACGAAGCGTCATCGAACGTCCGCCTCGGTCTTCGAACGTGTACATCTCTTTCGTGACGACGTCGCTGGACTCCCCAACTCCCCGAGCAAAGAGTGAAGTGTCCTCGAAGATCGGAAGCTCAACCGGCTCATACCCAGCTACCGTCGCGCAATGATGGAAAGTCGAGCGAACAGCGTTGAACTCGTGAGAATTCGGCGGAACATAATCAGGAACGCCTTTAGGAGCAGTGAATTTACGTGGCTTCGAGGATGTACTCACGGATTCACACTATAGCGAATGGGGGCAATCAGCTGGCCGACCGACGGCGACCCCGCGTGCTGTAACCGCCCCTCAACGAGATGACACTCGCTATAGGCCGCGGAGAAATGGGCTCTGTTGAAGCTCCTCCTCGATAGAGGTGCTCGGCCCATGTCCAGGGAGAATCACGGTTTCTTGTGGAAGTTTCTTAACGACGTCGGCCAGCGTCGATTTCATGGAATGCGGATTGGAACCGGGCAAATCCGTCCGGCCGATGCCTCCGCGGAAGAGAACGTCGCCTCCGAAACACGTTTCCCCCAGGAAAAGCATGGTCGAACCAGGGGAATGCCCAGGTGCTCCAACGATTGTGAAGGTGCCGACGGCTGTCTCGAGAGTGGTCTGCCCGCCAATAGCGACTTCGGGATAGGTGCCGCTGTGCGGGTCAGTGACGGAGTCATCCATCCACGAAATGTCGTAATGCTCCACACGTTCGGGCTGTTCCATGTGGTCATGATCAAGAATGCGATCAATGTCCCGAAAGGCGCCATCACTGTCTTCGAGCATGAATACATCGGCCTCGTGAAGCCAAACTGGAACTGAAAAACGGTTGGCGATAATTCCCGCATCGCGGCTGTGATCCAGATGCCCGTGCGTCAAATACACTCCAGACACGGTGAGGTCATGGTCATCCATATACGATAAAACGGGTACATGGGCTCCGTGTCCTGGATCAATCACGATGGCCTCGTTGCCACGCGTACATATGTAGCAATTCGTGCTTAAGGCTCCCACTGTGGTCATAGTGATAGTCACGTCGTTAGTCATAAGACCATGGTAGGCATAGTAGGATGTCGGAGCGGGAAACTAGTCGCCGCCTATCACGTGCAATTATTATCACGTGCAACTATGGTTCTGCAGCCCCAACCGTCATTCACAAGACTGATAGAAAGTGATTGTTTGTGAGCACCAACAAAGAAAGGCGCGAGGAAGCCTTCTCAGCGCTAGAGAAAGAGCTGAAAAAGCGTAACCGTGTGGAGAAGGCACGGCCCCTCGGAGTCGTCGTCGCTACTGTCGTCATTCTCGTCGCAGTAGCTGGCGGGATTTATTGGGCAGCAACGTCTGGCGGTGACGACCACGACAACACGGCGGCATCTGCTGATACGACCACGACTGAGCAGAAAAAAAATCAGGATCTTCCAGCCGTAAAAGCGGACTATGGCGATTCGGTAACCTGTGACTACACCAAGGCGGACCAGCCTGATTCGAAACAGGCCGATCTTCCTCAGAGTGACAATGTGCCGGCAAAGGGAACAGTGAACGTCACCTTGCACACGAACCAGGGCGATATTCCGGTTACCATGGATCGTTCCAAGTCTCCGTGTACGGTCAATGCGATTGAGGCTCTCGCTAAACAGGGGTTCTACAACGACACAGTGTGCCATCGGCTCACCACAGAAGGCATTTTTGTCCTTCAGTGCGGTGACCCCTCAGGCACAGGCAAGGGCGGCCCAGGCTTCACGTTCAAGGACGAGTACCCCTCGAACTCTGTGTCCGACAGCGACAAAGAGGGGACCTTTAACTACAAGCGCGGGACTCTCGCGATGGCGAACTCTGGTGAGGACACCAACGGATCTCAGTTCTTCCTTGTTTATAAGGACTCACCACTTCCCCCCAAGTACAACGTGTTCGGTTCGATTTCTGACGACGGTCTGAAAACCATCGACGGTATCGCCGCCAAGGGTGCGAAGCCTCAGGATGAAAGTGGCAATACCGCACCCAATGAGGAAGTCAAGATCACCAGTGCTGCAGTGAGCTAGCACTTAGAGCTCCATCCCGAACGGGCTTCAGAATGCCGGCATCACCCCCGATGCCGGCATTTTTCATATATTCATATAACAGTGCTGCGAGAGGAAAATGCCGCGTGACCGCATCCGATCACTGTGTCACGCC of Corynebacterium kroppenstedtii DSM 44385 contains these proteins:
- a CDS encoding FAD-binding oxidoreductase yields the protein MSVRVPTPHSSADSDSPESDRDRLARELAILVDDFNGTITFDDDVIAAHSHDEAPQPTSGRALALVRARSIADVQAVVRFAYEHGIPVVPQGARTGLTGGANAKENCILLSVKSMDRILEISELNQTVTVEPGIVNQDLKGALRPHGLLYPPDPGSVGMSTIGGNIATNAGGMCCVKYGVTRDFVRELKVVLPDGTLTRVGHKTAKGVAGLELAQLFVGSEGTLGVIVEATLRLIPLPPTPLTAVATFASERDAAETVAAYMGAGYRPSMFEMLDGLTISMLNELKDFGLDENVGAMLIMQSDSTTAKEDTEEFTTIADKHNAIDIAFSDNPADNDALVAARRMVHPANELYQRNHGGGQLIEDICIPRSSMADFFDGLAAIRKNTGVVIAAIAHAGDGNTHPALFFDAYDQESCARAQDAFEQIIHLGLSLGGTITGEHGVGDLKSKWLPHELDEGAQNLHLAIKQAVDPDSIMNPGGMYHYLRR
- the hisS gene encoding histidine--tRNA ligase, producing MSTSSKPRKFTAPKGVPDYVPPNSHEFNAVRSTFHHCATVAGYEPVELPIFEDTSLFARGVGESSDVVTKEMYTFEDRGGRSMTLRPEGTAGVMRAVIEHGLDRGQLPAKLVYAGPCFRYERPQAGRYRQFQQVGVEAIGVDDPALDAEVIALAYRCFTSLGLMGFRLELTSLGDSTCRPAYREKLQAFLTSLPLDEETQHRAQINPLRVLDDKRPEVKEMTADAPLMLDYLSDEARAHFETVTGILDDLSVPYTINPRMVRGLDYYTKTCFEFVHDDLGAQSGIGGGGRYDGLMAELGGRDLSGVGFGLGVERALLALETEKKTVTDGSRVEVYGVAMGEEAHRRMPVIINDLRQSGVRADMSYGHRGLKGSMKAADRAGARFALVIGEDELAKSIVQVKDLHEGEQTAVPLDQVVQEVRGRLSA
- a CDS encoding MBL fold metallo-hydrolase is translated as MTNDVTITMTTVGALSTNCYICTRGNEAIVIDPGHGAHVPVLSYMDDHDLTVSGVYLTHGHLDHSRDAGIIANRFSVPVWLHEADVFMLEDSDGAFRDIDRILDHDHMEQPERVEHYDISWMDDSVTDPHSGTYPEVAIGGQTTLETAVGTFTIVGAPGHSPGSTMLFLGETCFGGDVLFRGGIGRTDLPGSNPHSMKSTLADVVKKLPQETVILPGHGPSTSIEEELQQSPFLRGL
- a CDS encoding peptidylprolyl isomerase, which produces MSTNKERREEAFSALEKELKKRNRVEKARPLGVVVATVVILVAVAGGIYWAATSGGDDHDNTAASADTTTTEQKKNQDLPAVKADYGDSVTCDYTKADQPDSKQADLPQSDNVPAKGTVNVTLHTNQGDIPVTMDRSKSPCTVNAIEALAKQGFYNDTVCHRLTTEGIFVLQCGDPSGTGKGGPGFTFKDEYPSNSVSDSDKEGTFNYKRGTLAMANSGEDTNGSQFFLVYKDSPLPPKYNVFGSISDDGLKTIDGIAAKGAKPQDESGNTAPNEEVKITSAAVS